One Paracoccaceae bacterium genomic region harbors:
- a CDS encoding alpha/beta hydrolase, translating to MEGEAPLHHGIADGPPGGRAFWLRADDGLRLRAAHWPGGDRGTVFLIPGRTECIEKYGRAAGDLVARGFHVLAIDNRGQGLADRLTPDPMLGHVGRFADYQRDLRAALPLVQALGLPAPLHLLGHSMGGAIGLRALIEAFPVRSAVFSAPMWGIAMAPMLAPVVRVMGAAARATRLGARYAPSTRPVPYPLAAPFEDNTLTTDRAMWDWMGGQLRAHPELGLGGPSLHWLDCALAECNWLARQPLPAIPALVIVGTGERIVEVRRLRALIDRWPTARLDMAEGAQHEVMMETPAIRARFFDAAAAHFAAVPNKP from the coding sequence ATGGAAGGCGAAGCGCCGCTGCATCACGGCATCGCCGATGGCCCGCCCGGGGGGCGGGCGTTCTGGCTGCGGGCCGATGACGGCCTGCGCCTGCGCGCGGCGCATTGGCCGGGCGGCGACCGTGGCACGGTGTTCCTGATCCCCGGCCGCACCGAGTGCATCGAGAAATACGGCCGCGCGGCGGGCGATCTGGTGGCGCGGGGCTTTCATGTGCTGGCCATCGACAACCGCGGCCAGGGTCTCGCGGACCGGCTGACCCCGGACCCGATGCTGGGGCATGTGGGCCGCTTCGCCGACTATCAGCGCGACCTGCGCGCGGCGCTGCCGCTGGTGCAGGCGCTCGGCCTGCCCGCCCCGCTGCACCTGCTCGGGCACTCGATGGGTGGCGCCATCGGCCTGCGCGCGCTGATCGAGGCGTTCCCGGTGCGCTCGGCCGTGTTCTCGGCACCGATGTGGGGCATCGCCATGGCACCGATGCTGGCGCCCGTGGTCCGTGTGATGGGGGCCGCGGCGCGGGCCACGCGGCTGGGCGCGCGCTATGCGCCGTCGACCAGGCCCGTCCCCTACCCGCTGGCCGCCCCGTTCGAGGACAACACGCTGACCACCGACCGCGCGATGTGGGACTGGATGGGCGGCCAGTTGCGCGCCCATCCCGAACTCGGGCTGGGCGGGCCAAGCCTGCACTGGCTCGACTGCGCGCTGGCCGAATGCAACTGGCTGGCACGCCAGCCGCTGCCCGCGATCCCGGCGCTGGTGATCGTCGGAACCGGCGAACGCATCGTCGAGGTGCGGCGCCTGCGCGCGTTGATCGACCGCTGGCCCACCGCCCGGCTGGACATGGCCGAGGGCGCCCAGCACGAGGTGATGATGGAAACCCCCGCGATCCGCGCCCGCTTCTTCGACGCGG
- a CDS encoding SCP2 sterol-binding domain-containing protein codes for MSDVIAAAVAALSEKVAGFDGVAKFVIEGEGSIIVDGDGVRAGDDEADVTLTADADVFQAILSGDMNPTAAFMQGKLAVDGNMGMAMKLGSILG; via the coding sequence ATGAGCGACGTGATCGCCGCGGCCGTGGCCGCGCTGAGCGAAAAGGTAGCCGGGTTCGACGGCGTGGCGAAGTTCGTGATCGAGGGCGAAGGCTCGATCATCGTCGATGGCGACGGCGTGCGCGCCGGCGATGACGAGGCCGATGTGACGCTGACGGCGGATGCCGATGTGTTCCAGGCGATCCTTTCGGGCGACATGAACCCGACCGCCGCCTTCATGCAGGGCAAGCTCGCCGTCGACGGCAACATGGGCATGGCGATGAAGCTCGGTTCGATCCTCGGCTGA